One genomic segment of Hydrocarboniclastica marina includes these proteins:
- a CDS encoding organic solvent ABC transporter permease, translating into MTKKTFALPLLVASLALGGCLDGDSGSDNDTETGRLTVTGIEGLRYQTASQAGTTNADGEFQYYEGETVSFWLGDLLLASDVPAKPFLTPIDFSAENREQLRTGSTNENGLSTHTLTEARIAAEDAETINITRLLLALDNDKTTRLAGDGNEKNNIRITDRVIQQFNQQLAALPEGQSVDFTQNVNAFAAVTPASPITRVLEQVCFYPAEDERCDEPNGQSEIDALKAELANRTPGTPEYEEIADQIKDLEDQNRDIENATRYLDDYGTDRVETFLLRETEQINSQLGREYYVTPFEFTIPASDTSLKTINVRSHDGRLDLTALEAIALNPEAVEVHSWSAQTKEVDFFVTGEPGSEGEVRLSFRPDGDYRWYQSQVKPVITD; encoded by the coding sequence GTGACAAAAAAGACGTTCGCACTGCCTCTACTGGTCGCTTCCCTTGCTCTGGGAGGCTGCCTGGACGGTGACAGCGGCAGCGATAACGACACCGAAACGGGCCGTCTTACCGTCACAGGAATAGAGGGGCTGAGGTACCAGACCGCCAGCCAGGCAGGGACGACCAACGCCGACGGGGAGTTTCAGTACTACGAGGGCGAGACGGTCAGTTTCTGGCTCGGAGACCTCCTGTTGGCAAGTGATGTGCCAGCAAAACCGTTTCTCACACCGATCGATTTCTCGGCAGAAAACCGCGAGCAGCTGCGAACTGGCAGCACCAACGAGAATGGGCTCAGCACGCATACTCTGACTGAAGCGCGTATCGCCGCAGAAGATGCTGAGACGATCAATATCACACGGTTGTTGCTGGCGCTTGATAACGACAAGACCACCAGGCTGGCGGGCGACGGTAACGAGAAAAACAACATACGTATAACCGACCGCGTCATCCAGCAATTCAACCAGCAGTTGGCTGCCCTGCCCGAAGGCCAGAGCGTAGACTTCACCCAGAACGTCAACGCGTTCGCTGCGGTAACGCCAGCCAGCCCTATCACTCGCGTGCTGGAACAGGTCTGCTTTTATCCCGCGGAGGATGAGCGTTGCGACGAGCCCAACGGGCAAAGCGAAATCGACGCTCTGAAAGCGGAGTTGGCGAACCGCACGCCGGGAACGCCCGAGTATGAAGAAATAGCCGATCAGATAAAGGATCTGGAAGATCAGAACCGCGACATTGAGAATGCTACCCGGTATTTGGATGACTACGGTACGGACCGGGTCGAGACTTTTTTGCTGCGAGAAACAGAACAGATAAACAGTCAGCTTGGCCGGGAATACTACGTAACGCCGTTCGAGTTCACTATTCCAGCGTCGGATACCAGCCTGAAAACTATCAACGTGCGGTCCCACGATGGCAGGCTGGACTTGACAGCGCTTGAGGCTATTGCCCTAAATCCCGAGGCCGTCGAGGTTCACAGCTGGAGCGCGCAGACGAAAGAGGTAGACTTTTTTGTTACGGGCGAGCCAGGGTCTGAGGGCGAAGTCAGGCTTTCATTCCGACCCGATGGTGACTATCGCTGGTACCAGTCTCAGGTTAAGCCTGTTATCACCGACTGA
- a CDS encoding ABC transporter ATP-binding protein, giving the protein MTDALLIQNLRKVYDGGFTALKGVDLRVRQGDFFALLGPNGAGKSTILGIVSSLVNKSSGRVEVFGFDIDSDLAKAKSHLGVVPQEFNFNQFEKVEDIVVTQAGYYGIPEKRARRTAEHFLRKLGLWDKRQSPARLLSGGMKRRLMIARALVHEPRVLILDEPTAGVDIELRRSMWQFMQEINRQGVTIILTTHYLEEAEALCRNIAIIDQGEILKNTSKRELLQQLHRETFVLDIEQELTEAPQLDGYPLRLTAEGALEIEVDKQQGLNRAFESLSSLGLKVLSMRTQSNRLEELFLRLVQENARAKEGTS; this is encoded by the coding sequence ATGACCGACGCTTTATTGATACAGAACCTCCGTAAAGTTTACGACGGTGGTTTCACAGCGCTGAAGGGCGTCGACCTGCGCGTGCGCCAAGGTGACTTTTTTGCGCTGCTCGGCCCCAACGGGGCTGGCAAGTCGACCATACTCGGGATCGTGTCATCGTTAGTCAACAAGTCTTCTGGCCGGGTAGAGGTTTTCGGGTTCGATATTGACAGTGACCTTGCAAAAGCCAAGTCCCATCTGGGTGTTGTGCCGCAAGAGTTCAACTTCAATCAGTTTGAGAAGGTCGAAGACATTGTTGTAACCCAGGCGGGTTACTACGGCATTCCCGAGAAGCGCGCACGGCGCACAGCTGAACACTTTCTCCGTAAGCTGGGGCTCTGGGATAAGCGCCAGTCTCCGGCCCGGCTGCTTTCCGGTGGCATGAAGCGTCGCCTGATGATTGCACGCGCGCTGGTGCATGAACCCCGCGTGCTGATCCTTGATGAACCGACCGCGGGCGTAGACATCGAATTGCGCCGCTCCATGTGGCAGTTTATGCAGGAAATTAACCGCCAGGGCGTAACCATCATATTGACCACCCATTACCTCGAAGAGGCGGAAGCCCTGTGTCGGAATATAGCCATCATCGACCAGGGCGAAATTCTCAAAAACACCAGCAAGCGTGAGTTGCTGCAGCAGCTGCACCGGGAAACATTCGTCCTCGATATTGAACAGGAACTCACCGAAGCGCCTCAGCTGGACGGTTACCCGCTCCGGCTTACCGCCGAAGGTGCTCTGGAGATTGAAGTTGACAAGCAGCAGGGACTCAACCGGGCGTTTGAGTCGCTCTCAAGTCTGGGCTTGAAGGTGCTGAGCATGCGGACTCAATCGAACCGTCTGGAGGAGCTGTTTCTGCGGCTGGTGCAGGAGAATGCGCGGGCCAAGGAGGGCACATCATGA
- a CDS encoding ABC transporter permease, which yields MSPSALWVAFCTIVVREVRRFTRIWPQTLLPPAVTMTLYFVIFGNLIGSRIGEMGGFTYMEFIVPGLIMMSVITNSYTNVVSSFFSMKFQRSIEELLVSPVPNWTILLGYVFGGMTRGILIGVIVTLLSLAFTTLALHSIGVVVATVFLTSMLFALGGFVNAMFATKFDDISIVPTFILTPLTYLGGVFYSIDMLPPFWQAVSQANPILYMVNAFRYGVLGVSDVNIGFALSMIAIFIAILFVLCLALLRRGKGIRH from the coding sequence ATGAGTCCTTCTGCGCTCTGGGTAGCGTTTTGCACAATCGTTGTCCGGGAGGTCCGGCGGTTCACCCGGATCTGGCCGCAAACGTTGCTGCCGCCAGCGGTGACCATGACGCTGTACTTCGTGATTTTCGGCAATCTGATTGGCTCACGCATTGGCGAGATGGGCGGCTTTACCTACATGGAGTTTATCGTGCCGGGGCTGATCATGATGTCGGTTATCACCAACTCATACACCAACGTCGTGTCATCATTCTTCAGCATGAAGTTCCAGCGCTCCATAGAAGAGCTTCTGGTTTCGCCCGTCCCCAACTGGACAATCCTGCTGGGCTACGTATTTGGGGGCATGACCCGCGGCATTCTTATAGGTGTCATTGTCACCTTACTTTCCCTGGCATTCACCACACTGGCGCTACACAGCATTGGTGTCGTGGTGGCGACAGTTTTTCTGACCTCTATGCTTTTTGCGCTGGGGGGCTTCGTCAATGCCATGTTTGCGACCAAATTCGACGATATTTCCATAGTGCCGACTTTTATCCTGACGCCGCTAACTTACCTCGGCGGGGTATTCTACTCCATCGATATGCTCCCGCCGTTCTGGCAGGCCGTATCCCAGGCTAATCCGATCCTTTATATGGTCAATGCATTTCGTTACGGCGTGCTGGGCGTCTCGGACGTTAATATCGGGTTCGCGCTTTCGATGATCGCCATCTTTATCGCTATTCTTTTTGTCCTGTGCCTGGCGCTGCTACGCCGTGGCAAGGGAATACGCCATTAG
- the queF gene encoding NADPH-dependent 7-cyano-7-deazaguanine reductase QueF (Catalyzes the NADPH-dependent reduction of 7-cyano-7-deazaguanine (preQ0) to 7-aminomethyl-7-deazaguanine (preQ1) in queuosine biosynthesis) encodes MKDAPLGQVSVYPEKYSSELLYPVPRQANRSKLGLDNGWPWFGEDRWQAFELSWLGPNGVPRVAIGELIVPGDSPNIIESKSLKLYCNSFNQTVFDTVEDVQHLMARDLSRVAGRQVNVTLAKVDSPATLLGRPDGFALLDDLPVVLDEYEKGAGDLKPVGPEGEQRYCSHLLKSNCPVTGQPDWGSVFITLNGPKLDEGGLLAYIVGYRNTQDFHEHCVESIFVDIMNRLKPIQLTVSAQYTRRGGLDINPWRSTGQGSAPKWRLLRQ; translated from the coding sequence ATGAAAGATGCACCTCTGGGACAGGTCTCCGTGTACCCCGAGAAGTATTCGTCCGAGCTTCTGTACCCGGTACCCCGCCAGGCAAACAGGAGCAAACTCGGGCTTGATAATGGCTGGCCCTGGTTCGGTGAAGATCGCTGGCAAGCTTTCGAGCTGTCCTGGCTGGGGCCGAACGGCGTCCCGCGTGTTGCCATTGGCGAACTGATTGTGCCTGGAGATTCGCCCAATATCATCGAGTCGAAATCACTCAAGCTCTACTGTAACTCTTTCAATCAGACGGTGTTCGACACCGTCGAAGATGTCCAGCATCTGATGGCGCGGGATCTTTCACGGGTGGCCGGACGGCAGGTTAATGTCACGCTAGCGAAGGTTGACAGTCCTGCAACGCTACTGGGCCGGCCGGACGGCTTCGCTTTGCTGGATGATTTGCCGGTTGTGCTGGATGAATACGAAAAAGGGGCAGGTGACCTGAAACCGGTGGGACCCGAAGGCGAGCAACGCTACTGCTCCCACCTGCTCAAAAGCAATTGCCCGGTAACCGGGCAGCCTGATTGGGGGTCGGTCTTTATCACGCTGAATGGCCCGAAGCTGGATGAGGGTGGGCTGCTGGCCTACATCGTCGGCTACCGCAATACCCAAGACTTCCATGAGCACTGTGTGGAATCCATCTTCGTGGATATCATGAACAGGTTGAAGCCGATACAGCTCACCGTGAGCGCCCAATACACGCGAAGAGGCGGGCTGGACATCAATCCATGGCGGAGCACCGGACAGGGGTCAGCGCCCAAATGGCGCCTGTTGCGTCAGTAG
- a CDS encoding adenylate/guanylate cyclase domain-containing protein yields the protein MMNAPLIPGRELSSTRRRNFAAIPPMPDYNARVLAYLAGAATVLAGIHANFLDASLIWGVPMMLLWPQLVFFVTRHFRLQRNLTIRHRALLIDGALTGVMLNLIDFSIVPTLFVLLMLNFSFVIVGGVRIWAQGLGIMTATAVLPLFVTGIPAPEEAPLFVSAVAGIGAAIYVCVTAFYTHQQAVALVTAKSQIQYQREQSIALSHKLAKYLSPQVWQSIFTGERDVRLETQRKKLCVFFSDIRGFTELSEEMEPEALTELLNNYFTEMSQIALKHGGTIDKFVGDSIMIFFGDPTSRGAKDDTLACVAMAIDMRKHMQILRQKWRSQGIRTPLEIRMGISTGFCTVGNFGADTRMDYTIIGKEVNLASRLESLAEPGEILVAYETFSLIKDKILCRDKGDITVKGFGRPMPIYEVVDFRRDIGDRRSFFETEREGFAMYLDSDKVSTSEREAILAALDEASQRLRNED from the coding sequence ATGATGAACGCTCCGCTTATTCCGGGCCGGGAACTGAGTTCAACCCGCAGGCGAAATTTTGCAGCAATACCGCCGATGCCGGACTACAACGCCCGGGTTCTGGCCTATCTGGCCGGCGCCGCGACCGTCCTCGCCGGTATACACGCCAACTTCCTTGACGCCAGCTTGATCTGGGGCGTGCCGATGATGCTGCTCTGGCCGCAACTGGTTTTTTTCGTGACCCGTCATTTCAGGCTGCAGCGTAACCTGACCATCCGCCATCGGGCTCTTCTGATTGACGGTGCGCTGACGGGGGTGATGCTAAACCTCATCGATTTCAGCATCGTGCCCACGCTGTTTGTGCTGTTGATGCTCAACTTCAGCTTTGTCATCGTCGGTGGCGTTCGAATCTGGGCGCAGGGTTTGGGCATAATGACTGCAACAGCGGTTCTGCCGCTTTTCGTGACAGGCATACCAGCCCCCGAGGAAGCGCCTCTCTTCGTCAGCGCTGTGGCTGGGATTGGCGCCGCCATCTATGTCTGTGTCACAGCGTTTTATACCCACCAGCAGGCGGTCGCTCTGGTCACCGCAAAGTCCCAGATTCAGTACCAGCGCGAACAGTCGATAGCCTTGTCCCACAAGCTCGCCAAATACCTTTCGCCCCAGGTCTGGCAATCAATATTTACCGGCGAACGCGACGTGCGACTGGAAACCCAACGTAAGAAGCTCTGCGTGTTCTTTTCTGATATCCGTGGCTTCACGGAACTTTCAGAAGAAATGGAGCCCGAGGCACTGACTGAACTACTCAACAATTATTTCACCGAGATGTCCCAGATTGCGCTAAAACATGGCGGCACAATCGACAAATTTGTCGGTGACAGCATCATGATATTTTTTGGCGACCCAACCAGCCGCGGTGCGAAGGATGACACACTCGCCTGCGTCGCCATGGCCATAGACATGCGCAAGCATATGCAGATATTGCGTCAGAAGTGGCGGAGCCAGGGTATACGAACGCCGCTCGAGATTCGCATGGGCATCAGCACCGGTTTCTGTACCGTAGGGAACTTTGGCGCCGACACGCGTATGGACTACACCATCATCGGCAAAGAGGTTAATCTCGCCAGCCGTCTTGAATCGCTGGCTGAGCCGGGAGAGATACTGGTGGCCTACGAAACTTTCTCGCTGATCAAGGATAAGATCCTCTGTCGCGACAAGGGTGACATTACCGTCAAAGGGTTCGGGCGCCCCATGCCTATCTACGAAGTGGTCGACTTCCGCCGGGATATTGGCGATCGCCGAAGCTTCTTCGAAACCGAGCGCGAGGGCTTTGCGATGTATCTGGATTCAGACAAAGTCAGTACCAGCGAGCGCGAGGCTATCCTGGCAGCCCTGGATGAGGCCTCCCAGCGACTCCGTAATGAAGACTAG
- a CDS encoding Mpo1-like protein: MNADTRFQSFREFYPYYLSEHSNPTCRRLHYVGSLLVIAVVLFSLFMQSFFWLLLIPVIGYGFAWIGHFFFEHNKPATFQYPLYSLAGDWVMLKDMLTGRIRF, encoded by the coding sequence ATGAATGCAGACACCCGCTTTCAGTCATTTCGTGAATTCTATCCCTATTACTTGTCTGAACACAGCAACCCAACCTGCCGCCGGCTACACTATGTCGGCAGTTTGCTTGTGATCGCCGTTGTCCTGTTTAGCCTCTTCATGCAGTCATTTTTCTGGCTGTTGCTGATTCCTGTCATCGGATATGGCTTCGCCTGGATCGGACATTTCTTCTTCGAGCATAACAAACCGGCGACCTTTCAGTATCCGCTCTACAGCCTGGCCGGTGACTGGGTCATGCTGAAGGACATGCTTACCGGGCGAATCCGCTTTTAG
- a CDS encoding nitroreductase family protein, translating into MRINDEDLLAFINGRRSTAKVVAPAPGRAELEAMLRCAMRAPDHAMLRPWRYIVLEGRALTQLGEAWAAAVAKDQPSSEPKAIEKARGLPLRAPMVVVAVTKVVDHPKVPAIEQQMSTASGVAYFLLALQARGFGGFWRTGAMAYHPRIRQFFELSPNESITGFIYVGTPKPAKEAPPSAELADHLQYWRPD; encoded by the coding sequence ATGCGCATAAACGATGAAGATTTGCTTGCGTTCATAAACGGACGACGCTCGACGGCCAAAGTCGTCGCTCCGGCGCCGGGCAGGGCAGAGCTTGAGGCAATGCTCCGCTGCGCCATGAGGGCGCCCGACCACGCCATGCTCCGGCCCTGGCGCTACATTGTTCTGGAAGGGCGCGCACTCACGCAGCTCGGGGAAGCCTGGGCTGCGGCTGTTGCCAAGGATCAGCCATCTTCCGAGCCAAAAGCCATTGAGAAAGCACGGGGTTTGCCCCTGCGGGCGCCTATGGTGGTGGTTGCTGTTACGAAGGTGGTAGACCATCCCAAAGTGCCTGCTATAGAGCAGCAGATGTCGACCGCGTCCGGCGTCGCCTATTTTCTCCTGGCGCTGCAGGCCCGAGGATTCGGAGGCTTCTGGCGTACCGGTGCGATGGCGTATCACCCTCGTATCAGGCAGTTCTTCGAGCTTTCGCCAAACGAGTCCATCACCGGCTTTATTTATGTTGGCACGCCCAAGCCCGCCAAAGAGGCGCCGCCCTCAGCTGAACTGGCCGACCACCTGCAGTATTGGCGGCCCGACTGA
- the flgB gene encoding flagellar basal body rod protein FlgB: MSISFSNALGIHEQALNVRSQRAEVLANNLANADTPGFKARDFDFKAALNQASNNQMKMQTTQGNHLTGSAGAAGAPDQELLYRTPLQPSLDGNTVDSQMELSAYMRNAMDFQSSFQFLNSKFQGLSRAIKGE; this comes from the coding sequence ATGTCTATCAGTTTCAGTAACGCCCTGGGTATTCACGAGCAGGCACTCAACGTACGCAGTCAGCGCGCGGAAGTGCTCGCAAATAACCTCGCAAACGCTGATACCCCTGGTTTCAAGGCGCGTGATTTTGACTTCAAGGCCGCGCTGAACCAGGCGAGCAATAATCAGATGAAGATGCAGACGACCCAGGGAAACCATCTCACGGGTTCAGCCGGTGCAGCGGGTGCGCCAGATCAGGAGTTGCTGTATCGGACACCGCTGCAGCCCTCTCTCGATGGCAACACTGTGGATTCCCAGATGGAGCTCAGCGCCTATATGCGCAATGCCATGGACTTCCAGTCCAGTTTCCAGTTTCTGAACAGCAAGTTCCAGGGTCTCAGCCGGGCCATTAAAGGAGAATAA
- the flgC gene encoding flagellar basal body rod protein FlgC, translating into MSLNNIFDIAGTGMSAQTLRLNTTASNLANAETASSSTGETYRARKPVFAAIQQAMMAGQDGGFKLDGQPASAGVEVREIIESDAPLRPRFEPHHPMADEEGYVYYPNVNVVEEMADMMSASRSFQTNAEVVNTAKSMMQRVLTLGQ; encoded by the coding sequence ATGTCTTTGAATAACATATTCGATATCGCTGGCACCGGCATGTCCGCCCAGACCCTGCGGCTGAACACGACAGCAAGCAACCTGGCCAACGCAGAAACAGCAAGCAGCAGTACGGGCGAAACCTACCGCGCACGCAAGCCCGTGTTCGCAGCCATTCAGCAGGCCATGATGGCCGGTCAGGATGGTGGTTTCAAACTGGACGGTCAGCCAGCATCAGCAGGGGTGGAAGTGCGGGAAATAATAGAAAGCGACGCGCCCCTGCGGCCCCGCTTTGAGCCGCATCATCCTATGGCTGATGAAGAAGGCTATGTCTATTACCCCAACGTCAATGTCGTCGAAGAAATGGCTGACATGATGTCGGCATCGCGCAGCTTCCAGACCAATGCGGAAGTCGTTAATACCGCCAAGAGCATGATGCAGCGTGTACTCACGCTGGGTCAGTAA
- a CDS encoding flagellar hook assembly protein FlgD yields the protein MSSINIGSDADLLSQFRLQDKQAAGGTNKAEEMGKNEFLDLMIAQLNNQNPLEPQENGEFLSQLAQFSSLEEMQKLSGNVDNVVGEFRSTQALQASAMVGRSVMVPSAAGMLGADGQMKGAVDVTSTTADLKLSVLDSKGELVRQLDLGQQTAGQTAFSWDGKDADGNLMPPGKYQLKAEGVADGANTGFDTLVGANVDSVSLGGGGVTLNLSGLGSVALNDVRQIN from the coding sequence ATGAGTAGCATTAATATCGGTTCTGATGCCGACCTGCTCAGCCAGTTTCGGCTCCAGGATAAACAGGCCGCCGGCGGTACTAACAAAGCCGAGGAAATGGGCAAGAACGAATTCCTGGACCTGATGATTGCGCAGTTGAATAACCAGAACCCGCTGGAGCCCCAGGAGAACGGTGAGTTTCTATCTCAGCTGGCCCAGTTCAGCTCTCTTGAGGAAATGCAGAAGCTCTCCGGCAATGTGGATAACGTGGTTGGCGAATTTCGGTCCACTCAGGCCCTGCAGGCCTCGGCCATGGTGGGCCGCTCGGTCATGGTCCCCAGTGCTGCAGGAATGCTCGGCGCCGATGGCCAGATGAAGGGCGCGGTAGATGTGACCTCCACCACCGCGGACCTGAAACTGTCCGTCCTCGATAGCAAAGGCGAGTTGGTCCGCCAGCTTGACCTGGGTCAGCAGACCGCAGGCCAGACCGCCTTCAGCTGGGATGGCAAGGACGCGGACGGCAATCTTATGCCGCCTGGAAAGTACCAGCTCAAGGCTGAGGGTGTCGCCGACGGCGCGAATACCGGTTTCGACACGCTTGTCGGGGCCAATGTGGACAGCGTTTCCCTCGGCGGGGGAGGCGTGACCCTGAACCTGTCCGGCCTCGGGTCGGTTGCGCTCAATGACGTTCGCCAGATTAACTGA
- the flgE gene encoding flagellar hook protein FlgE, with product MSFNVALSGLNGASKDLAATGNNIANASTVGFKKSRVEFGDLYTGGFLTNGATAVGSGVRVQEVRQLHSQGNVTATDNGLDMAISGEGYFVLNNGGETRYSRAGQFGLSQDGYLQNNQGMRVQGYQPDGNGGVNAIRGDLRVETDNLPPRATLDVDGRSGVSAGYNLDSRLAPPATAPFDINDSGSFSYTNSTSIYDSLGNPHTLTQYFVKGAPNEWSLYTQVDDQPASAGQTLTFTDGVLPAGTTVPVAATMTNGAADIAFSLDLSGSTQFGAPSGLSSLSQTGYTTGRLTGLDVSDEGNIFGRYSNGRTDVLGQVALANFGNPEGLAPVGETTWVESIESGAALIDRPGTGSLGSVKAGSVEDSNVDLSQQLVSLIVAQRNFQANAKTIETSDAITQTIINLR from the coding sequence ATGTCTTTTAATGTAGCTTTGAGTGGGCTTAACGGAGCATCCAAAGATCTGGCAGCGACCGGCAACAATATTGCCAATGCCAGTACGGTTGGCTTCAAGAAATCACGGGTCGAGTTTGGCGACTTGTACACAGGCGGCTTCCTGACCAACGGCGCTACTGCCGTCGGCAGCGGCGTAAGAGTGCAGGAGGTTCGGCAACTGCACTCCCAGGGCAACGTCACGGCGACCGACAATGGGCTGGACATGGCCATCAGTGGCGAAGGTTACTTCGTTCTCAATAATGGTGGTGAAACGCGCTATAGCCGGGCAGGGCAATTTGGCCTCAGCCAGGACGGTTACCTGCAGAACAATCAGGGCATGCGGGTCCAGGGCTATCAGCCGGACGGCAACGGGGGCGTGAATGCCATTCGTGGAGATCTTCGGGTTGAAACCGATAACCTGCCCCCTCGTGCAACCCTCGATGTCGACGGTCGGTCCGGTGTGAGCGCGGGTTACAACCTGGACTCGCGATTGGCTCCACCGGCCACCGCGCCTTTCGACATCAATGATTCCGGCAGTTTCAGTTACACGAACTCGACAAGCATTTATGACTCGCTGGGCAACCCGCACACCCTGACTCAATATTTTGTCAAAGGTGCACCTAATGAGTGGAGCCTCTATACGCAGGTCGACGATCAACCGGCTTCTGCGGGCCAGACCCTGACGTTCACTGACGGTGTTCTGCCTGCTGGCACTACTGTTCCTGTGGCTGCAACGATGACGAATGGCGCCGCAGACATTGCATTCAGCCTCGATCTGAGCGGATCCACGCAGTTCGGCGCCCCAAGTGGGCTCAGCAGTCTCTCTCAGACTGGCTACACCACCGGACGGCTGACCGGCCTGGACGTGTCTGACGAAGGCAACATTTTCGGGCGGTACAGTAACGGCCGTACCGATGTGCTCGGGCAGGTAGCGCTGGCAAATTTCGGCAATCCTGAAGGCCTTGCCCCAGTAGGGGAGACTACCTGGGTGGAAAGTATCGAGTCAGGCGCGGCGCTGATTGATCGACCAGGCACGGGGTCCCTCGGCAGTGTCAAAGCCGGCTCGGTGGAAGACTCGAATGTTGACCTGTCACAGCAACTGGTGTCACTGATCGTTGCGCAGCGCAACTTCCAGGCAAATGCCAAAACCATAGAAACGTCCGACGCGATAACCCAGACCATTATCAACTTGCGGTAA
- a CDS encoding flagellar basal body rod protein FlgF: protein MDKALYIAMSGAKQNMLAQAAHANNLANANTTGFKQDFAQARSMKVFGEGHDTRAYAMAERPGTDMSSGSLNETGRSLDIAVHGEGWIAVQSDGGTEAFTRRGDLAVDVNGILRNGEGLPVLGNGGPIALPPASQVEVGADGTISVIPIGGAPDQMVEIDRIKLVNPPARDLVKGEDGLVRRKPDVALEGVEPADAMVTVEPGFLETSNVNAISALIQTLELSRQYEMQVKVMSSADQNGEVAARLLQNL from the coding sequence ATGGATAAGGCGCTCTATATCGCAATGTCTGGGGCCAAGCAGAACATGCTTGCGCAGGCAGCACATGCCAATAACCTGGCGAACGCCAACACGACAGGATTCAAGCAGGACTTTGCTCAAGCCCGCAGCATGAAGGTGTTTGGTGAAGGCCACGATACCCGCGCCTACGCCATGGCCGAAAGGCCGGGCACAGACATGAGTTCCGGCTCGCTGAACGAAACGGGTCGCAGTCTCGATATTGCTGTGCACGGGGAAGGCTGGATCGCGGTCCAGAGCGACGGAGGCACCGAAGCGTTTACCCGTAGAGGTGACCTTGCGGTCGACGTAAACGGTATTCTGCGCAACGGTGAAGGGCTGCCAGTGCTGGGCAACGGCGGCCCGATCGCCTTGCCGCCCGCGAGCCAGGTGGAAGTGGGGGCGGACGGTACCATTTCGGTCATACCCATAGGCGGGGCTCCGGACCAGATGGTAGAGATCGACCGGATCAAGCTGGTCAATCCGCCGGCGAGAGATCTCGTCAAAGGGGAGGATGGCCTTGTGCGCCGTAAACCCGACGTCGCGCTGGAGGGCGTTGAACCTGCTGACGCCATGGTTACGGTTGAGCCTGGCTTTCTTGAGACATCAAACGTAAACGCGATTTCCGCATTAATCCAAACCCTTGAATTATCTCGCCAATATGAGATGCAGGTGAAAGTAATGAGCAGTGCTGACCAGAATGGAGAAGTAGCGGCACGCTTATTGCAGAATCTCTGA
- the flgG gene encoding flagellar basal-body rod protein FlgG produces MHPALWVSKTGLSAQDTAMTTTSNNLANVNTTGFKRDRAVFEDLLYQVKRQPGGLTSQNSELPSGLQVGTGVRVVGTAKEFTQGNLQITEQPLDMAINGRGFFQVLMPDGNISYTRDGQFQLNSEGDVVTANGHLLEPGINVPNNTTSITIGTDGTVSAVVDNQADPVELGQITLVDFVNPQGLQAIGNNLFRETNASGDPLEGEAGIAGMGGIEQGSIEGSNVEVVEELVNMITTQRAYEMNSKVVSAADQMLQYINNNL; encoded by the coding sequence ATGCATCCAGCACTTTGGGTCAGCAAGACCGGGCTAAGCGCCCAGGACACTGCCATGACCACCACGTCAAACAACCTGGCAAACGTGAACACGACTGGCTTCAAGCGGGATCGTGCCGTCTTTGAAGACCTTCTCTATCAGGTTAAGCGCCAGCCGGGTGGCCTGACGTCCCAGAATTCGGAGCTGCCATCGGGGCTTCAGGTCGGTACCGGTGTACGGGTTGTTGGCACCGCCAAAGAGTTCACACAGGGCAACCTGCAGATTACTGAACAGCCGCTGGACATGGCTATTAATGGCCGCGGTTTCTTCCAGGTCCTCATGCCCGACGGCAACATTTCCTACACCCGTGACGGTCAGTTCCAGCTCAATTCTGAAGGTGACGTTGTTACAGCGAACGGCCATCTGTTGGAGCCGGGAATCAACGTGCCCAACAATACAACCTCTATCACAATCGGCACTGACGGCACCGTTTCTGCGGTTGTCGACAACCAGGCGGACCCGGTTGAGCTGGGCCAGATAACCCTGGTCGATTTTGTCAACCCGCAGGGCCTGCAGGCCATTGGTAACAACCTCTTCCGGGAAACCAACGCCTCGGGTGACCCCCTGGAAGGCGAGGCTGGTATCGCGGGTATGGGCGGTATAGAGCAGGGCTCTATCGAAGGGTCCAATGTTGAGGTGGTCGAAGAGCTGGTCAACATGATCACCACCCAGCGGGCCTATGAGATGAATTCCAAAGTGGTTTCCGCAGCTGACCAGATGCTGCAGTACATCAACAACAATCTTTAA